CAGTGTACTTTCCAGGCTTGTGGGACTGATCCTGCCTCGTTGCtaagttaaataaattttctGCTGCGTCAACTAGTCTTTTTGAATATACCTTATCGCCAATGAGAACGAGCGATGCAGCCGACATTGCTGCAACCATCTCTCCGGCTAAATCAGCAGCGGTATCATCACACGCAGAAACAGGCCTAGTATACTTCATGTCCTCTGGTTTTTGCCAACAATTAATGTCGTTTTCTTGATTCGAACTGCCCTCGCTTCCACCAACCTTGATTTCCAACACAAAAATGGATCAATTTTTCACTCATATATAGCTAGAAAAATATCGTCAAAAGGGCTTTGAAATGCTTGACCTGAGAATATAAAACGGCTGACTTTTCATTTGAAACTGGTGGAATGAAGACTTTGAGCAAGTAATCGGTTCCCCATTTGATAATGTCTTTTATATGATCGAGCTCTCCAAGGTCAGCGTACTTTTGCCGATACTCAATCACTGTCCAGCTTAGTAGAGTAACTGTATAAGCTGTAGAAAAGCTAAACTTCATATTATTTCCTGAATCATAGTATCCTCCGACAAGATCAGCATTGGTTTGCCCATCTTTTCCATCATTTAAACCAGAATCTCCCCGAAAATTAATCGTACTGTTCCCCGGGAAATGACCCGCTGCCATGAACAAACAAATGGGGTTCAAAAGGAAGAATCGGTGACTTAAATTCCAAAAGGGATGTCAGGAAACATGCAAAGGCTGAAACTACGATGGCCATTTAGTcacagaaaaatttaaaaaaatatacatttctGAGCGTCGAAGAACAGAAGGGCTTGCTTCAAAGCAAGCGACAGGTTCTTGGGACCGCCATCATCTTCATTCCTGTGTATCAAGAAACGTAACAGTAGAACCAAAACAGGAATGAAAACAACCATGAAAATCATCGTGTAAACGCAACGCCTTAAGAATCCTTTGTCACCGATGGTTAGATTGAAATCCACGGATTTAGAGAAACGAGAAGGGAGAGTATCAAATCCGTCCACTGATCGAGAGAGATAACTGAAGTCGACTTCTGTGGAGTTCCAGCGACTGGAAGAAGGGATTAGCCTGCCTGATTCAGATGAGTGCACTAATCTCCCAGAGTGGAA
The sequence above is drawn from the Primulina huaijiensis isolate GDHJ02 unplaced genomic scaffold, ASM1229523v2 scaffold207292, whole genome shotgun sequence genome and encodes:
- the LOC140966598 gene encoding endoglucanase 21-like, which produces MSEASEAEFHSGRLVHSSESGRLIPSSSRWNSTEVDFSYLSRSVDGFDTLPSRFSKSVDFNLTIGDKGFLRRCVYTMIFMVVFIPVLVLLLRFLIHRNEDDGGPKNLSLALKQALLFFDAQKSGHFPGNSTINFRGDSGLNDGKDGQTNADLVGGYYDSGNNMKFSFSTAYTVTLLSWTVIEYRQKYADLGELDHIKDIIKWGTDYLLKVFIPPVSNEKSAVLYSQVGGSEGSSNQENDINCWQKPEDMKYTRPVSACDDTAADLAGEMVAAMSAASLVLIGDKVYSKRLVDAAENLFNLATRQDQSHKPGKYTEDGACGGLAVNFYNSTTYVDELVWGGTWLFFATGNSSYLEYSTNKFDSAEKEELVSEKGVFYWNNKFTANAVLMTRIRYFIDLGYPYEDALATNRTDLLMCSYLSNQKLSVTNGGLVLLKPDINAPLQYVATASFLSKLYSDYLELLSRTGGSCNTAIFSIQMLRDFSISQVNYILGDNPMKMSYMVGYGNRYPVHVHHRAASIPHDGKWHSCSEGDGFLNSKDKNPNILFGAMVGGPDKNDAFLDDRAKPWFTEPSISSNAGLVAALVALLDPADSDAHNLGIDEMGMFRNVH